A genomic window from Pseudogulbenkiania sp. MAI-1 includes:
- a CDS encoding ATP-dependent Clp protease proteolytic subunit, which translates to MTKPTISVQGEPGEDQPEPPVFQGLTRYEIRSQLSEISFYLCGEIQASHFYTNLFYTLRSASETDIIYLHLNTIGGDFDTGMQIINNMQSSCAHVITVLEARAYSMGALIFLAGDELEVQDNCQLMFHIYSGTFAGRGTEQQAQIQAVSSWFEKVMQRICQPFLSTAEVDKVLKGADVWMDSDEIRRRLSRLQRAPAKPTALRRSRKNNAPDAEPGN; encoded by the coding sequence ATGACCAAACCGACCATCAGCGTCCAGGGCGAACCGGGCGAGGACCAACCCGAGCCCCCGGTGTTCCAGGGACTGACACGCTACGAAATACGCTCGCAGCTGAGCGAAATTTCCTTCTACCTGTGCGGCGAAATCCAGGCCTCGCACTTTTACACCAATCTGTTCTACACGCTGCGCAGCGCCAGCGAGACCGACATCATCTACCTGCACCTCAACACCATCGGCGGCGACTTCGACACCGGCATGCAGATCATCAACAACATGCAGTCTTCCTGCGCCCACGTCATCACCGTGCTCGAGGCACGCGCCTATTCCATGGGAGCGCTGATTTTCCTGGCCGGAGACGAACTGGAGGTGCAGGACAACTGCCAGCTGATGTTCCACATCTACTCGGGAACCTTCGCCGGCCGGGGAACCGAGCAGCAGGCACAGATCCAGGCGGTGAGCAGCTGGTTCGAGAAGGTGATGCAGCGCATCTGCCAGCCCTTCCTCAGCACGGCGGAGGTCGACAAGGTGCTCAAAGGGGCGGATGTCTGGATGGACTCGGACGAGATCCGGCGTCGCCTGAGCCGCCTGCAGCGCGCACCGGCCAAGCCGACTGCGCTGCGCCGCAGCCGCAAGAACAACGCGCCCGACGCCGAACCCGGCAACTAA
- a CDS encoding formate/nitrite transporter family protein, with protein sequence MEIYGFDAFSPAEIAERVEKVGVAKARLPLRQMVPLGVLAGAFIGLGALYFVLVMSDPTLGFAASRVLGGLVFSLGLLLVVVAGAELFTGNNLLAMAWADGRIGTGLLLKNWLVVCLANFVGAAGLAVMVWLAGHPALNQGLVAEQVVRLAAAKCSAPLATLFWRGALCNVLVCLAVWMAMAGRSVTDKMVAVVFPISAFVAAGFEHSIANMYLIPLAMLLKDGVGTAIPFADAIGWGGLLRNLLPVIAGNLLGGSVLVALVYYLIYRRGAGVTAPVPADRGSE encoded by the coding sequence ATGGAGATTTACGGTTTCGACGCCTTTTCGCCGGCCGAGATCGCCGAGCGGGTGGAGAAGGTCGGCGTCGCCAAGGCGCGGCTGCCGTTGCGGCAGATGGTGCCGCTGGGCGTGCTGGCCGGCGCCTTCATCGGCCTGGGCGCGCTCTATTTCGTGCTGGTGATGAGCGACCCCACGCTCGGCTTCGCCGCCAGCCGGGTGCTGGGCGGACTGGTGTTCTCGCTCGGGTTGCTGCTGGTGGTGGTGGCGGGCGCCGAGCTGTTTACCGGCAACAACCTGCTCGCCATGGCCTGGGCCGACGGCCGCATCGGCACCGGGCTGTTGCTGAAGAACTGGCTGGTGGTGTGTCTGGCCAACTTCGTCGGGGCGGCCGGTCTCGCGGTGATGGTGTGGCTGGCCGGGCACCCCGCCCTGAACCAGGGTCTGGTGGCCGAGCAGGTGGTGCGGCTGGCCGCCGCCAAGTGTTCCGCGCCGCTCGCCACGCTGTTCTGGCGCGGGGCGCTGTGCAACGTGCTGGTCTGCCTCGCGGTGTGGATGGCCATGGCCGGGCGCAGCGTCACCGACAAGATGGTGGCCGTGGTGTTTCCGATCTCGGCCTTCGTCGCCGCTGGCTTCGAGCACAGCATCGCCAACATGTACCTGATCCCGCTGGCGATGCTGCTCAAGGACGGCGTCGGCACGGCGATCCCGTTTGCCGACGCCATCGGCTGGGGCGGCTTGCTGCGCAACCTGCTGCCGGTCATCGCCGGCAACCTGCTGGGCGGCAGCGTGCTGGTGGCGCTGGTGTATTACCTGATCTACCGGCGCGGGGCGGGCGTGACGGCGCCTGTCCCGGCCGATCGTGGGAGCGAATGA
- a CDS encoding NADP-dependent glyceraldehyde-3-phosphate dehydrogenase — translation MNTIERLQALFPDESAVPADCQILAPLHQRTLLVNGQLKMWHGETRAVLSPVYTRQPNGELARVEIGSIPVTGKEEADEALAAAVAAYDNGRGAWPTMSVAERIGCVEEFTRQILAKRREIVNLIMWEIGKSLPDSEKEFDRTIVYIKDTIDALKKLDNDNSRFQIVDGTIGQIRRSPLGITLCLGPYNYPMNETFTTLIPALIMGNVVLLKPPKFGTLLYYPMLEAFRSAFPAGVINTVYGKGSELVPHLMSSGKINVLALIGSSRVADQLKKAHPKSNRLRAVLGLDAKNAAIILPDADLDLAVKECIAGSLSFNGQRCTAIKMILVHQSVAESFLRRFSEAVNALKVGMPWEKGVMVTPLPDQEKCRYLTECVEDAKAKGAKVINEGGGKVAETLFHPAVVFPVKEGMKLYREEQFGPVIPVAPFEDIEDALDYVISSDYGQQVSLFGTDPHQIAALVDPLVNQVCRVNINCQCQRGPDVFPFAGRKDSAEGTLSVHDALRAFSIRSMVAAKETEASKKLLDAIVLSNESNFINTRFIL, via the coding sequence GTGAACACCATCGAACGACTGCAAGCCCTGTTTCCCGACGAAAGCGCCGTACCGGCCGACTGCCAGATCCTCGCCCCGCTGCACCAGCGCACCCTGCTGGTGAACGGCCAGCTCAAGATGTGGCACGGCGAGACGCGCGCCGTGCTGTCGCCGGTCTACACCCGCCAGCCCAACGGCGAACTGGCCCGCGTCGAGATCGGCAGCATCCCGGTCACCGGCAAGGAAGAAGCCGACGAAGCGCTGGCCGCCGCGGTGGCCGCCTACGACAACGGCCGCGGCGCCTGGCCCACCATGTCGGTGGCCGAACGCATCGGCTGCGTCGAGGAATTCACCCGCCAGATCCTGGCCAAGCGCCGCGAGATCGTGAACCTGATCATGTGGGAGATCGGCAAGAGCCTGCCCGACTCCGAGAAGGAATTCGACCGCACCATCGTTTACATCAAGGACACCATCGATGCGCTGAAGAAGCTCGACAACGACAACTCGCGCTTCCAGATCGTCGACGGCACCATCGGCCAGATCCGCCGCTCCCCGCTCGGCATCACGCTGTGCCTGGGGCCGTACAACTACCCAATGAACGAAACCTTTACCACGCTGATCCCGGCGCTGATCATGGGCAACGTGGTACTGCTGAAGCCGCCCAAGTTCGGCACGCTGCTGTACTACCCGATGCTCGAAGCGTTCCGCAGCGCCTTCCCGGCCGGGGTGATCAACACCGTGTACGGCAAGGGCTCGGAACTGGTGCCGCACCTGATGAGCAGCGGCAAGATCAACGTGCTGGCGCTGATCGGCTCCAGCCGCGTGGCCGACCAGCTCAAGAAGGCGCACCCCAAGTCCAACCGCCTGCGCGCGGTGCTCGGGCTTGATGCCAAGAACGCCGCCATCATCCTGCCCGACGCCGACCTGGACCTCGCGGTGAAGGAATGCATCGCCGGCTCGCTGTCGTTCAACGGCCAGCGCTGCACCGCCATCAAGATGATCCTGGTACACCAATCCGTCGCCGAATCCTTCCTGCGCCGCTTCAGCGAGGCGGTCAACGCGCTCAAGGTCGGCATGCCGTGGGAAAAGGGCGTGATGGTGACGCCGCTGCCGGACCAGGAAAAGTGCCGCTACCTGACCGAGTGCGTCGAGGACGCCAAGGCCAAGGGGGCCAAAGTGATCAACGAGGGCGGCGGCAAGGTGGCCGAGACGCTGTTCCACCCGGCGGTGGTGTTCCCGGTCAAGGAAGGCATGAAGCTGTACCGTGAGGAACAGTTCGGCCCAGTGATCCCGGTGGCGCCGTTCGAGGACATCGAGGACGCGCTGGACTACGTGATCAGCTCGGACTACGGCCAACAGGTGAGCCTGTTCGGCACCGACCCGCACCAGATCGCCGCGCTGGTCGATCCGCTGGTGAACCAGGTCTGCCGCGTGAACATCAACTGCCAGTGCCAGCGCGGTCCGGACGTGTTCCCGTTCGCCGGGCGCAAGGATTCGGCGGAGGGGACGCTGTCGGTGCACGACGCACTGCGCGCCTTCTCGATCCGCTCGATGGTGGCGGCGAAAGAGACCGAGGCGAGCAAAAAGCTCTTGGATGCGATTGTGTTGTCGAATGAGTCGAACTTCATCAATACGCGCTTCATTCTGTAA
- the pyk gene encoding pyruvate kinase produces MGTCSERHNRGTKIIATLGPASSTVETIAALHDAGADVFRLNFSHGAHEDHAARFTAVRQVEQASGRPIGVLLDLQGPKLRVWSFADGQAELEAGQSFSFDRNPEPGNNQRVCLPHPEIFAATKVGDILLVNDGQLRFQVTAVHADRIDTTALVGGIISDRKGVNVPDAALAVSALSAKDRRDLEFGLELGVDWVALSFVQRPEDVLEVRELIGGRAKLMAKIEKPLAVQNIEAIIEVADAIMVARGDLGVEMPPEEVPSIQKRIVRLCREAGKPVVVATQMLESMIKAPAPTRAEASDVATAVYDGVDAVMLSAESAAGHYPAEAVSMMERIIRHTESDPLQRQLMQAVTTRHLANSTDAIGAAIQTVAGVLPVGATITYTTSGATAFRVAHERPASPILSLTPNRTVARQLALLWGVTSYATEDAKNVEDMVEKACAAAKSTGYYQVGKPLIVVAGIPFGTPGSTNLLRVVWPE; encoded by the coding sequence ATGGGTACATGCAGCGAACGCCATAACCGTGGCACCAAGATCATCGCCACGCTGGGGCCGGCGAGCAGCACGGTCGAGACCATCGCCGCGCTGCACGACGCCGGCGCCGACGTGTTCCGCCTCAACTTCAGCCACGGCGCGCACGAGGACCACGCCGCCCGCTTCACCGCGGTGCGCCAGGTCGAACAGGCCTCCGGCCGCCCGATCGGCGTGCTGCTCGACCTGCAGGGCCCCAAGCTGCGCGTGTGGAGCTTCGCCGACGGCCAGGCTGAACTGGAAGCCGGGCAGAGCTTCAGCTTCGACCGCAACCCCGAGCCGGGCAACAACCAGCGCGTCTGTCTGCCGCATCCCGAAATCTTCGCCGCGACCAAGGTGGGCGACATCCTGCTGGTGAACGATGGCCAGCTGCGCTTTCAAGTCACCGCCGTGCACGCCGACCGTATCGACACCACGGCCTTGGTGGGCGGCATCATCTCCGACCGCAAGGGCGTCAACGTGCCCGACGCCGCGCTGGCCGTGTCGGCGCTGTCGGCCAAGGACCGCCGCGACCTCGAATTCGGCCTGGAGCTGGGGGTGGACTGGGTGGCGCTGTCCTTCGTGCAGCGCCCGGAAGACGTGCTCGAAGTGCGCGAGCTGATCGGCGGGCGCGCCAAGCTGATGGCCAAGATCGAGAAGCCGCTGGCGGTGCAGAACATCGAGGCGATCATCGAGGTGGCCGACGCCATCATGGTGGCGCGCGGCGACCTGGGCGTGGAAATGCCGCCGGAAGAAGTGCCGTCGATCCAGAAGCGCATCGTGCGGCTGTGCCGCGAAGCCGGCAAGCCGGTGGTGGTCGCCACCCAGATGCTCGAATCGATGATCAAGGCGCCGGCGCCGACCCGCGCCGAAGCCTCCGACGTCGCCACGGCGGTGTACGACGGCGTCGACGCCGTGATGCTGTCGGCCGAATCCGCCGCCGGCCACTACCCGGCCGAGGCGGTATCAATGATGGAGCGCATCATCCGCCACACCGAGAGCGACCCGCTGCAGCGCCAGCTGATGCAGGCGGTCACCACGCGCCACCTCGCCAACTCCACCGACGCCATCGGCGCGGCGATCCAGACCGTGGCCGGGGTGCTGCCGGTGGGCGCCACCATCACCTACACCACCTCCGGCGCCACCGCCTTCCGCGTCGCCCACGAGCGCCCGGCCTCGCCGATCCTGAGCCTGACCCCGAACCGCACCGTGGCGCGCCAGCTCGCGCTGCTGTGGGGCGTGACCTCCTACGCCACCGAAGACGCCAAGAACGTCGAGGACATGGTGGAGAAGGCCTGCGCCGCCGCCAAGAGCACCGGCTACTACCAGGTCGGCAAGCCGCTGATCGTGGTGGCCGGCATCCCGTTCGGCACCCCGGGCTCGACCAACCTGCTACGCGTGGTCTGGCCGGAGTAA
- a CDS encoding MBL fold metallo-hydrolase RNA specificity domain-containing protein, translating into MMRITFLGAVGTVTGSKFLVEHGGARVLVDCGLFQGFKQLRLRNWARLPFEPARLDAVVLTHAHLDHSGYLPVLVRDGFAGPVYASEGTCALSEILLPDSGHLQEEEAEYANRHGFSKHSPALPLYTVADAERSLQALQAIPWHRPCEVARGISVTLRPAGHILGAAMVEIAAGGVTLLCSGDLGRPNDPIMVAPECVAHADYLLVESTYGDRRHPPEDAAQVLAEIIRRTTARHGITLIPSFAVGRAQALMYYLYRLKQSGAIPAGLPVFLNSPMATDATGLYHRFRSEHRLSPTECEGMCRVAHIVQTVEESKQLNERTEPAIIISASGMATGGRVLHHLKAFAPYARNTILFSGFQAGGTRGAAIVGGAESVRIHGEEVPIRAEVVALENLSAHADAGEILAWLGGFERPPRQTFVVHGEPVASDTLRRRIATELRWPCSVPEHGMTQQLD; encoded by the coding sequence ATGATGCGCATCACCTTTCTCGGCGCGGTGGGCACCGTGACCGGCAGCAAGTTCCTGGTGGAGCACGGCGGCGCGCGCGTGCTGGTGGATTGCGGGCTGTTCCAGGGCTTCAAGCAGCTGCGGCTGCGCAACTGGGCCCGGCTGCCGTTCGAGCCCGCCCGCCTCGATGCCGTGGTGCTGACCCACGCCCACCTCGATCATAGCGGCTATTTGCCCGTGCTGGTACGCGACGGCTTTGCCGGCCCGGTCTATGCCAGCGAGGGCACGTGCGCCCTGTCCGAGATTCTGTTGCCGGACAGCGGGCACTTGCAGGAGGAGGAGGCCGAGTACGCCAACCGTCACGGCTTTTCCAAGCACAGCCCGGCGCTGCCGCTCTATACCGTGGCCGATGCCGAACGTTCGCTGCAGGCCTTGCAGGCGATCCCCTGGCATCGGCCCTGCGAGGTGGCCCGCGGGATCAGCGTCACGCTGCGCCCGGCCGGGCACATCCTCGGCGCCGCCATGGTGGAAATCGCCGCCGGCGGCGTGACGCTGCTGTGTTCCGGCGATCTGGGGCGCCCCAACGACCCGATCATGGTGGCGCCGGAATGTGTCGCCCATGCCGATTACCTGCTGGTGGAGTCGACCTATGGCGATCGCCGCCATCCGCCGGAGGATGCCGCCCAGGTGCTGGCCGAGATCATCCGGCGCACCACGGCACGCCACGGCATCACCTTGATTCCGTCCTTCGCCGTGGGACGCGCCCAGGCGCTGATGTATTACCTGTACCGGCTGAAGCAGTCCGGTGCGATCCCGGCCGGGCTGCCGGTGTTTCTCAACAGTCCGATGGCGACCGACGCCACCGGGCTCTACCACCGCTTCCGCAGCGAGCACCGGCTCTCGCCCACGGAGTGCGAAGGCATGTGCCGGGTGGCCCATATCGTGCAGACGGTCGAGGAATCCAAGCAGCTCAACGAGCGGACCGAGCCGGCCATCATCATCTCGGCCAGCGGCATGGCCACCGGCGGGCGGGTGCTGCACCACCTCAAGGCCTTCGCCCCCTACGCGCGCAACACCATCCTGTTCTCGGGTTTCCAGGCCGGCGGAACACGCGGAGCGGCGATCGTCGGCGGGGCGGAGTCGGTACGCATCCACGGCGAGGAGGTGCCGATCCGCGCCGAGGTGGTGGCGCTGGAGAACCTGTCGGCGCACGCCGATGCCGGCGAGATCCTGGCCTGGCTTGGCGGTTTCGAACGCCCGCCACGCCAGACCTTCGTCGTACACGGCGAACCGGTGGCCTCGGACACGCTGCGGCGCCGCATCGCCACCGAGCTGCGTTGGCCCTGTTCGGTACCGGAGCACGGCATGACGCAGCAGCTGGATTGA
- the fdhF gene encoding formate dehydrogenase subunit alpha, with protein MLQLTIDGVAHTCEPGLLLEVLLQAGVEVPHLCHDPRLAPHGGCRLCLVEIDGQPRPVASCTCQAEAGMVVRTDTPALRALRRTHLQLLAENYPAAALEAEPGHPFHRLLARHDVEPGNRLRDGLFVDDSHPYIGVDMTRCIDCQRCLRICEQVQGQFVWEAWQRGTAMRMAPAHGPSLLEGGCVSCGACVDSCPSGALYDKRVTAEPEAWTRTTCVYCAVGCQMEVGRRDGRVVAVRPAASPVNRGHLCVKGRYAFEFNHAPDRITHPMLRDAGGWRTVSWDEALDFTAGRLKAIVARHGPDAIGVLGSARATNEENYLAQKFARVVLGTNNVDCCARVCHTPSAKALKTMLGTGAASNNFDDIEQAGAFLVCGANPTENHPVVGARIRQAVLKGAGLVVIDPRRTELAELADVHLAPRPGCNVLLFNAMAATLIEEDLFDARFIDERVSGLEEFAEFITGYAPERVAIECGVAAADIRAAARLYAAGRPAMCFHGLGVTEHLQGTDGVMALINLALLTGNLGRAGAGINPLRGQNNVQGAAQMGCDPATLTGAQSFKEAGPRFEAVWGVPLPARRGLNLLQMIDAAAEGGLKALWAFGYDIYQSLAHADETSEALSRLELVIIQDLFLNETAKAFGSVFLPAASFLERDGTFMNSDRRVQRIRQVVPPPAEARPDWWIIQQLAARLGRAEGFAFDGPEAIWDEVRALWPDGTGLSYRRLERESLHWPCPDERHPGTPVLHQSRFAIGKRAMLATIPYLPTPEQTDENYPLLLSTGRSLYHFNAGTLSSRTPNAALRPSDTLDMAPADATRLGLIDGEPVRVRSRYGAVVLPLRITDRVPPGQLFATFHRADLMVNRLTSSVRDSKVQTPEYKVTAVRVERVSA; from the coding sequence ATGCTTCAGTTGACCATCGACGGCGTGGCCCATACCTGCGAGCCGGGACTGTTGCTCGAGGTGCTGTTGCAGGCCGGGGTGGAGGTGCCGCATCTGTGCCATGACCCGCGGCTGGCGCCGCACGGCGGCTGCCGGCTGTGCCTGGTCGAGATCGACGGCCAGCCGCGGCCGGTGGCGAGCTGTACCTGCCAAGCCGAGGCCGGCATGGTGGTCCGCACCGACACCCCGGCGCTGCGTGCCTTGCGCCGTACCCACTTGCAGCTGTTGGCCGAGAACTACCCGGCGGCGGCGCTCGAGGCCGAACCGGGGCACCCGTTCCACCGCCTGCTCGCCCGCCACGACGTGGAGCCGGGCAACCGGCTGCGCGACGGGTTGTTCGTCGACGACAGCCATCCCTACATCGGCGTCGACATGACGCGCTGCATCGATTGCCAGCGCTGCCTGCGCATCTGCGAACAGGTCCAGGGACAGTTCGTGTGGGAGGCGTGGCAGCGCGGCACGGCGATGCGCATGGCGCCGGCGCACGGTCCCTCCTTGCTGGAGGGCGGCTGCGTCAGCTGCGGCGCCTGCGTCGACAGCTGTCCGAGCGGGGCGCTCTACGACAAGCGGGTGACGGCGGAGCCGGAGGCCTGGACGCGCACCACCTGCGTCTACTGCGCGGTGGGCTGCCAGATGGAGGTGGGCAGGCGCGATGGGCGCGTGGTGGCAGTGCGCCCGGCGGCGAGCCCGGTCAACCGGGGCCACCTGTGTGTCAAGGGGCGCTACGCCTTCGAGTTCAACCACGCCCCCGATCGCATCACCCATCCGATGCTCCGCGACGCCGGCGGTTGGCGCACGGTGAGCTGGGACGAGGCGCTCGACTTCACCGCCGGGAGGCTCAAGGCCATCGTCGCCCGGCACGGACCGGACGCCATCGGCGTGCTGGGGTCGGCGCGCGCCACCAACGAGGAGAACTACCTGGCGCAGAAGTTCGCCCGCGTGGTGCTCGGCACCAACAACGTCGATTGCTGCGCGCGCGTCTGCCACACGCCGAGCGCCAAGGCGCTCAAGACCATGCTCGGCACCGGTGCGGCGAGCAACAACTTCGACGACATCGAACAGGCCGGCGCCTTCCTGGTCTGCGGCGCCAACCCGACCGAGAACCATCCGGTGGTCGGCGCGCGCATCAGGCAGGCGGTGCTGAAAGGCGCCGGGCTGGTGGTGATCGACCCGCGCCGCACCGAGCTGGCCGAACTGGCCGACGTGCACCTGGCGCCGAGGCCGGGCTGCAACGTGCTGCTGTTCAACGCCATGGCGGCGACGCTGATCGAGGAAGACCTGTTCGATGCGCGCTTCATCGACGAGCGCGTCAGCGGGCTGGAGGAGTTCGCCGAGTTCATCACCGGTTACGCACCGGAACGGGTCGCCATCGAATGCGGCGTGGCCGCCGCTGACATCCGCGCCGCGGCGCGCCTCTATGCCGCCGGCCGGCCGGCGATGTGCTTCCACGGCCTCGGCGTGACCGAGCACCTGCAGGGCACCGATGGGGTGATGGCGCTGATCAACCTGGCGCTCTTGACCGGCAACCTGGGGCGGGCCGGGGCCGGCATCAACCCCTTGCGCGGCCAGAACAACGTGCAGGGGGCGGCGCAGATGGGCTGCGACCCGGCGACGCTGACCGGGGCACAGTCGTTCAAGGAAGCCGGGCCGCGTTTCGAAGCGGTCTGGGGCGTGCCCCTGCCGGCCCGTCGCGGTCTCAACCTGCTGCAGATGATCGACGCGGCGGCGGAGGGCGGGCTCAAGGCGTTGTGGGCATTCGGCTACGACATCTACCAGTCGCTGGCGCATGCCGACGAGACCAGCGAGGCCTTGTCCCGTCTCGAACTGGTGATCATTCAGGATCTGTTCCTCAACGAGACCGCCAAGGCCTTCGGCAGTGTGTTCCTGCCGGCGGCGTCGTTCCTCGAACGCGACGGCACCTTCATGAATTCGGACCGGCGCGTGCAGCGCATCCGCCAGGTGGTGCCGCCGCCGGCCGAGGCCCGGCCCGACTGGTGGATCATCCAGCAGCTGGCGGCGCGGCTCGGGCGGGCGGAGGGGTTCGCCTTCGACGGCCCGGAAGCGATCTGGGACGAGGTGCGCGCGCTGTGGCCGGACGGCACCGGGCTCAGCTACCGGCGGCTGGAACGGGAGAGCCTGCACTGGCCCTGCCCGGACGAGCGGCATCCCGGCACGCCGGTGCTGCACCAGTCGCGTTTCGCCATCGGCAAGCGCGCCATGCTGGCGACCATTCCCTACCTGCCGACACCGGAACAGACCGACGAGAACTACCCGCTGCTGCTCAGCACCGGCCGTTCGCTCTACCACTTCAACGCCGGCACCCTGAGCTCCCGCACCCCCAACGCGGCGTTGCGCCCGAGCGACACGCTGGACATGGCACCGGCCGACGCCACCCGCCTCGGCCTCATCGACGGCGAACCGGTACGGGTGCGCAGCCGCTACGGGGCGGTGGTGCTGCCGCTGCGCATCACCGACAGGGTGCCGCCGGGGCAGTTGTTCGCCACCTTCCACCGCGCCGACCTGATGGTGAACCGGCTGACCTCGTCGGTGCGCGACAGCAAGGTGCAGACGCCGGAGTACAAGGTCACCGCGGTGCGGGTGGAGCGGGTGTCCGCCTGA
- a CDS encoding NADH-quinone oxidoreductase subunit F: MRAPPRHLAAHTFYHLAETPLAGRCCRGLACFAARADAPAKWAAAAAEPSVYCLGKCYAGPSDSDHDPRPHVAAHSRQTVLLDNLLAGGVHDLAGYEARGGGRARMHALAMAPRTLVRMVEESRLRGRGGAGFPAGRKWQAVAAATAPHKYLVVNADEGDPGAFSDRLLIEDDPFRLIEAMIIAAHAVGAGRGYIYLRKEYPLAAARLAQALDEARRAGWLGEGFDAELAIGAGSYLCGEETALLNALEGRRPEVRLRPPQITAQGLFGAPTLLHNVETLCALPWIVEHGAAAYAALGFSQSRGTKLLSLNSLFRWPGLYEVEFGLPLSEVVDTLGGGLRCGRLKGVMVGGPLAGIVPPPLLATPLGYEEMQAIGCAVGHGGVIAFTDDTPLIAIVAEVFRFGAWESCGKCTPCQRGTPELARMFASALAGGRIDRARCQDLLEALGAASLCGHGRGLAEFAQAVATHFPEEWQACFS, from the coding sequence GGACGCTGCTGCCGCGGACTGGCCTGTTTCGCGGCCCGCGCCGATGCCCCGGCCAAGTGGGCCGCCGCCGCGGCCGAACCGTCGGTGTACTGCCTCGGCAAGTGCTATGCCGGGCCCAGCGACAGCGATCACGACCCCCGCCCCCATGTCGCGGCGCACAGCCGGCAGACCGTGCTGCTCGACAACCTGCTGGCCGGCGGCGTGCACGATCTGGCGGGCTACGAGGCGCGCGGCGGGGGGAGGGCGCGCATGCATGCGTTGGCCATGGCGCCGAGGACCCTGGTGCGGATGGTGGAGGAGAGCCGCCTGCGCGGCCGGGGCGGGGCCGGCTTTCCGGCCGGGCGCAAATGGCAGGCGGTGGCCGCGGCGACGGCCCCACACAAGTACCTGGTGGTCAACGCCGACGAGGGGGATCCCGGCGCGTTCTCCGACCGCCTGCTGATCGAGGACGACCCGTTCCGCCTCATCGAGGCGATGATCATCGCCGCCCATGCCGTCGGCGCGGGGCGCGGCTACATTTATTTGCGCAAGGAGTATCCGCTGGCGGCCGCCCGGCTGGCCCAGGCCCTCGATGAGGCGCGCCGGGCCGGCTGGCTCGGGGAAGGCTTCGACGCCGAGCTGGCGATCGGTGCCGGCAGCTATCTGTGCGGCGAGGAAACCGCGCTGCTCAACGCGCTGGAAGGACGCCGCCCCGAGGTTCGCCTGCGTCCGCCGCAGATCACCGCGCAGGGCCTGTTCGGCGCGCCGACGCTGCTGCACAACGTCGAGACCCTGTGCGCGCTGCCGTGGATCGTCGAGCACGGCGCCGCCGCCTACGCCGCGCTCGGCTTTTCGCAGAGTCGCGGCACCAAGCTGTTGTCGCTCAACTCGCTGTTCCGGTGGCCGGGGCTGTACGAGGTCGAGTTCGGCCTGCCGCTCTCCGAGGTGGTCGATACGCTGGGCGGCGGCCTGCGCTGCGGCCGGCTCAAGGGGGTGATGGTGGGTGGGCCGCTGGCCGGCATCGTGCCGCCCCCGCTGTTGGCCACGCCGCTGGGCTACGAGGAGATGCAGGCCATCGGCTGCGCCGTGGGTCACGGTGGCGTGATCGCCTTCACCGACGACACCCCGCTCATCGCCATCGTGGCCGAGGTATTCCGCTTCGGGGCGTGGGAGTCGTGCGGCAAGTGCACGCCGTGCCAGCGCGGCACGCCGGAGCTGGCGCGGATGTTCGCGTCGGCGCTGGCCGGCGGGCGCATCGACAGGGCGCGCTGCCAGGATTTGCTCGAGGCGCTCGGTGCCGCCAGCCTGTGCGGCCACGGTCGCGGCCTGGCCGAGTTCGCCCAAGCCGTGGCGACCCATTTTCCGGAGGAGTGGCAGGCATGCTTCAGTTGA